TACCCCCTGGTGGACCGGATGGCCCGGGATCTGGACTGCTCCGTGGGGGACCTGCTGGCGGACCGGTCCCTCCGGGAGCGCATCGACCCGAACCGCTACGTGGGCCCCGAGGCGGGGCTGCCCACCCTGCGGGACATCCTGACGGAGCTGGACAAGCCCGGGCGGGACCCGAGGCGGGCCTTCGAGCCCCTGGCCTTCGATCCGAACCTGCGGACCCTGGAGGACCTGGCCCCGGGGATGACCCTTCCCGGGGTGGTGACCAACGTCACCGCCTTCGGGGCCTTCGTGGACGTGGGGGTCCACCAGGACGGGCTGGTACACCTGAGCCACCTTTCGGACAAGTACGTGAAGGACCCCTCCGAGGCGGTCCGCCCGGGGCAGCGGGTCTCCGTGACGGTGCTGGGGGTGGACCTGCCCCGACGGCGTCTTTCCCTCTCCATGAAGAAGAACCCCCGGGTCTAGAGCCCCCTCTCCCGGAGGATCCCCAGGAGCCCCTCCAGGGCCAGCAGGTACCCCGCCGCGCCGAAGCCCTCCACCCGCCCCGCCGCCACCGGGGCCAGGAGACTTCGGCGGCGGAAGGGCTCCCGGGCGTGGGTGTTGGAAAGGTGCACCTCCACCACGGGAATCCGCAGGGCCGCCACGCAGTCCCGCAGGGCCACGCTGGTGTGGGTGTAGGCCCCGGGGTTGAACACCCCCCCGGCGCAGTCCCGACGGGCCTCCTGGAGCCGGTCCAGCAGGACCCCCTCGTGGTTGCTCTGGGCGAAGCGCAGCTCCACCCCCCGCTCCTCCCCCCATCGACGGCATCGGACCTCCACCTCCTCCAGGGTGACGGAGCCGTACACCTCCGGCTCCCGCTCCCCCAGCAGGTTCAGGTTGGGGCCGTTCAGCACGAGGAACCGACGCGTCCCCACGCCCGCACCTCCTCGTAGACCTCTCCCAGCTCCTCCAGGGGCACGTCCTCCCGCAGGACGCACCGCTGGCCCCCCCGGGGCAGCACCAGCCGGGGGGCTCCGGCGACGAACTTCTTGTCCCGTTCCACGTGGGGAAGCAGGTCCTCCCAGGGTCGGTCCGGGAGGGTGGGCAGGCCGAAGCCCTCCAACAGAGCCACAAGCCGCGTCAGCATCCCCTCATCCAGGAGGCCCCGGCGGCAGGCCAGCCGGGCCACCACCACCAGCCCCACCGCCACCCCGTCCCCGTGGCTCCAGCCCCGGTACCCCGAGGCGGCCTCCAGGCCGTGTCCCACCGTGTGGCCCAGGTTCAG
The sequence above is drawn from the Aminomonas paucivorans DSM 12260 genome and encodes:
- the aroQ gene encoding type II 3-dehydroquinate dehydratase, producing MGTRRFLVLNGPNLNLLGEREPEVYGSVTLEEVEVRCRRWGEERGVELRFAQSNHEGVLLDRLQEARRDCAGGVFNPGAYTHTSVALRDCVAALRIPVVEVHLSNTHAREPFRRRSLLAPVAAGRVEGFGAAGYLLALEGLLGILRERGL